A window of Rhinatrema bivittatum chromosome 2, aRhiBiv1.1, whole genome shotgun sequence contains these coding sequences:
- the ZHX2 gene encoding zinc fingers and homeoboxes protein 2, with protein sequence MASKRKSTTPCMVRSSEVEHGDPDEVETLKERSAGTPKQESKDDWETECSRKDCEVVEGKSAMDNTSKKVQGGYECKYCPYSTKNLNEFTEHVDLQHPNVILNPLYVCAECNFTTKKYDSLSDHNIKFHPGESNFKLKLMKRNNQTVLEQSIDRTNIVVTVGNSCLENVENDEHLSAGITVTKTPIMKMGKAKVDGKKMLRKPEEVAMENQIDGSSCIITETTKTISVNGTELLQDAMAHVMPSVQLPPNISLLPKVPVPLNSTKYNSALDVNETLINSFNKFPYPTQAELSWLTAASKHPEEQIRIWFATQRLKHGISWSPEEVEEARKKMFNGTIQPVPHTFTVLPASLASNSKVSQPIIQTAVPCQILGQTGLVLTQVANGSVTCPPFTLAVAGSSNQGQKRPLQNQPVTPETKRPQMVQSPKLSQSIATSPNDRKKTKEQIAVLKASFLASQFPDDSEVYRLIEITGLSRSDIKKWFSDHRYRSQRGIVHITSESIAKAQLAIAAARSSGRSYHPYPDFLPQKFKEKTEDQVKVLECCFAKSSFPTQMDLDRLRAETKLSRREIDLWFSERRKLRDSKEQAVLDSVEVHTKRKQGMQNGSVTQFGEMTGSHLLDCFSNSSELHKIKQEQLHLLKTIFARTQWPSPQEYDQLAAQTGLVRTEIVRWFKDNRCTLRTGSLKWMEQYQKQYNHPPEQNQSKGSIKNAGSPKNGKGAPKQYYLENKELNNANLDKRVLKSEMSYEQMRDCFSAKPRDEARDRSESNSRDGQCSDENESGDVNWVEVNVGDEDAISDGADSWNQTAQEGQTELAVFESENAPGENSHI encoded by the coding sequence ATGGCAAGCAAAAGAAAGTCAACAACTCCATGTATGGTGCGTTCGTCTGAAGTAGAACATGGTGACCCTGATGAAGTTGAAACACTAAAAGAAAGGAGTGCTGGCACTCCAAAGCAAGAATCTAAGGATGACTGGGAGACTGAATGTTCTAGAAAGGATTGTGAAGTGGTCGAAGGGAAATCTGCAATGGATAATACATCTAAAAAAGTTCAAGGAGGTTATGAATGTAAATACTGCCCTTATTCAACAAAAAATCTCAATGAGTTTACAGAGCATGTTGATTTGCAGCACCCAAACGTTATTCTCAACCCCCTGTACGTGTGTGCTGAATGCAATTTCACTACCAAAAAGTATGATTCTTTATCTGACCATAATATAAAATTTCATCCTGGCGAGAGTAACTTTAAACTTAAGTTAATGAAACGCAATAATCAGACTGTTCTAGAGCAGTCTATTGACAGAACTAATATTGTTGTTACTGTGGGAAACAGTTGCctagaaaatgttgaaaatgatGAACACTTGTCTGCGGGGATTACAGTAACTAAAACGCCAATAATGAAAATGGGAAAGGCTAAAGTTGATGGAAAAAAGATGCTTAGAAAGCCAGAGGAAGTAGCCATGGAGAACCAGATTGATGGAAGTTCCTGCATCATAACTGAAACCACTAAAACTATCAGTGTTAATGGAACAGAATTACTTCAGGATGCAATGGCTCATGTTATGCCCTCAGTACAGCTGCCACCAAATATCAGCCTTCTTCCCAAAGTTCCCGTTCCTCTGAACAGTACCAAATACAATTCTGCATTAGATGTTAATGAAACACTAATCAATTCATTCAATAAATTTCCTTACCCAACACAGGCAGAATTATCATGGTTAACAGCAGCATCCAAACACCCAGAAGAGCAAATCCGAATCTGGTTTGCTACTCAGCGTTTGAAGCATGGGATAAGTTGGTCCCCTGAAGAAGTAGAAGAGGCAAGAAAGAAGATGTTCAATGGAACCATCCAACCAGTGCCACACACTTTTACTGTTCTACCAGCGTCCCTTGCCTCAAATTCAAAAGTATCTCAGCCCATTATCCAGACTGCTGTACCTTGTCAAATACTTGGTCAAACTGGTCTAGTTTTGACTCAGGTAGCAAATGGATCAGTTACCTGCCCTCCTTTTACACTTGCTGTTGCTGGTTCTTCTAATCAAGGCCAGAAACGTCCATTACAGAACCAGCCAGTTACTCCAGAAACCAAACGTCCACAAATGGTTCAGTCACCAAAATTAAGTCAGTCAATAGCAACATCTCCAAATGACCGAAAAAAGACCAAGGAGCAAATAGCAGTTCTGAAAGCTAGCTTTCTTGCTAGTCAGTTTCCTGATGATTCTGAAGTCTACAGGTTGATAGAGATTACAGGCCTCTCTAGGAGTGACATTAAAAAATGGTTTAGTGATCATAGATATAGGAGTCAAAGAGGTATTGTTCATATTACCAGTGAATCTATAGCAAAAGCTCAATTAGCAATTGCAGCTGCAAGATCATCTGGTCGCTCTTACCATCCATATCCAGACTTCCTACCCCAGAAATTCAAAGAGAAAACAGAAGATCAAGTTAAAgttcttgaatgctgttttgcAAAAAGCTCTTTTCCAACTCAAATGGATTTGGATAGACTAAGAGCAGAAACTAAGCTTAGTAGAAGAGAAATTGACTTGTGGTTCTCAGAAAGACGAAAGCTGAGGGATAGCAAGGAACAAGCAGTTCTGGATTCAGTGGAGGTGCATACCAAAAGAAAACAAGGAATGCAAAATGGATCAGTAACTCAATTTGGAGAGATGACTGGTTCACATCTGTTGGACTGTTTCTCCAATTCTTCAGAACTTCACAAAATTAAACAGGAACAGCTTCACCTCCTGAAAACTATCTTTGCAAGAACTCAGTGGCCTTCACCACAGGAATATGACCAATTAGCAGCTCAAACTGGGCTTGTGAGAACTGAAATAGTACGCTGGTTCAAGGACAATAGATGTACGTTAAGAACTGGAAGcttaaagtggatggaacaataCCAAAAGCAGTATAACCATCCACCTGAGCAAAACCAGAGCAAGGGATCAATTAAAAATGCTGGGAGTCCAAAGAATGGTAAAGGGGCTCCAAAGCAGTATTACCTGGAGAATAAGGAACTGAATAATGCAAACCTAGATAAACGAGTTCTGAAATCTGAAATGAGCTATGAACAAATGAGAGACTGTTTTTCAGCAAAACCAAGAGATGAGGCACGGGATAGATCGGAGAGTAATAGCCGAGATGGTCAATGCAGCGATGAAAATGAGTCtggagatgtgaattgggtggAAGTGAAT